One part of the Mycobacterium marinum genome encodes these proteins:
- a CDS encoding class I SAM-dependent methyltransferase, which translates to MNDERRAVYTHGHHESVLRGHRQRTVANSAGYLSPHLRAGLSVLDIGCGPGTITVDLAARVVPATVTAVEPTDAALNLARAEAQRCDVSNVAFVTSDVHALDFPDDVFDVVHAHQVLQHVADPVQALREMKRVCAPGGLVAARDADYAGFIWYPQLPALDHWLQLYQRAARANGGEPDAGRRLLSWARQAGFADITPTGSMWCYATDEMRAWWGGMWADRILRSDLSAQLLGSGMASAADLEAISQAWRDWAAAPDGWLGIPNGEILCRV; encoded by the coding sequence ATGAACGACGAACGCCGAGCCGTCTATACCCATGGGCATCACGAGTCGGTGCTGCGTGGGCACCGTCAGCGCACGGTGGCCAACTCCGCCGGCTACCTATCGCCGCATCTTCGTGCGGGGTTGTCCGTGCTCGACATCGGTTGCGGCCCTGGGACTATCACCGTCGACCTCGCGGCGCGCGTGGTGCCCGCTACGGTGACGGCGGTAGAGCCCACCGATGCGGCGCTGAACCTGGCCCGTGCCGAGGCGCAGCGATGCGACGTGTCCAATGTCGCGTTCGTGACCTCCGATGTGCATGCCCTGGACTTTCCCGATGACGTGTTCGACGTAGTCCATGCCCACCAGGTGTTGCAGCACGTGGCCGATCCGGTGCAGGCGCTGCGGGAGATGAAGCGCGTCTGTGCGCCCGGCGGGCTGGTCGCCGCGCGTGACGCCGACTACGCGGGGTTCATCTGGTACCCGCAACTTCCGGCCTTGGACCATTGGCTACAGCTCTATCAGCGGGCGGCGCGCGCCAACGGCGGTGAGCCCGATGCCGGCCGGCGGCTGCTGTCGTGGGCCCGTCAGGCGGGCTTTGCCGACATCACGCCGACCGGCAGCATGTGGTGCTACGCGACCGACGAGATGCGTGCCTGGTGGGGCGGAATGTGGGCCGACCGGATTCTGCGTTCGGATCTGTCTGCCCAACTGCTGGGTTCCGGGATGGCCAGTGCCGCAGATCTGGAGGCCATTT
- a CDS encoding M15 family metallopeptidase, whose translation MRRVGAAAALVACGVACGITAAPSGVWTSPDGSSIPSPPVVTSAVRAVATTASVPAGSVPPVSAAAAAAGLVDVRSVVPDAIIDLRYATTNNFTRTQLYPANARCLVHESMAPGLTAAAAALRPQGQALVFWDCYRPHDVQVKMFQVVPNPAWVARPGQYARSHEAGRSVDVTYASVSPQCPSQRQISGICLADMGTDFDDFSARAKAFATEGVSEAAQAGRKRLRDAMNYGGLSVYSGEWWHFDGPGAGVDRPILNASVD comes from the coding sequence TTGCGAAGGGTTGGCGCCGCCGCTGCCCTCGTCGCCTGCGGTGTGGCCTGCGGTATCACCGCCGCGCCGTCGGGTGTGTGGACGAGTCCCGACGGGTCATCGATCCCATCGCCTCCGGTGGTCACCTCGGCCGTGCGAGCCGTCGCGACAACGGCCAGCGTGCCGGCCGGGTCCGTCCCGCCCGTCAGTGCCGCCGCGGCTGCGGCCGGCCTTGTCGATGTGCGCAGTGTCGTTCCCGACGCCATCATCGACCTGCGCTACGCGACCACCAATAACTTCACCCGCACGCAGCTGTATCCCGCCAATGCCCGATGTCTGGTGCACGAATCGATGGCGCCGGGGTTGACGGCCGCCGCGGCGGCGCTGCGCCCGCAAGGGCAGGCGCTGGTGTTCTGGGACTGCTACCGACCGCACGATGTCCAGGTCAAGATGTTCCAGGTGGTCCCGAACCCGGCCTGGGTGGCGCGTCCGGGCCAATACGCCCGCAGCCACGAGGCGGGTCGCTCGGTTGACGTGACCTATGCCAGCGTGTCGCCACAATGCCCGTCCCAGCGGCAGATAAGCGGAATCTGCCTGGCCGACATGGGCACCGACTTCGATGACTTCTCGGCGCGGGCCAAGGCATTCGCCACCGAAGGAGTGAGTGAGGCGGCCCAAGCCGGCCGTAAACGGCTGCGCGACGCGATGAACTACGGCGGGTTGAGCGTGTACTCCGGTGAGTGGTGGCACTTCGATGGCCCGGGGGCGGGGGTCGACCGGCCGATCCTCAATGCTTCGGTCGACTGA
- a CDS encoding polyprenyl synthetase family protein, whose protein sequence is MSSSAHGQRLSGPDEMVSTRQRPTLSLATAVDSPDSGRLASTRDAVTLGDADWRSRLRTAALAQVADFVSDRSASALGGSGWEVAGDILLRFVSEGKCLRSTFMYLGWLCGAGPNNAALSAAASLELLHAFALLQDDVMDQSPQRRGSPAVHVQLARCHQRRRLSGAAARFGESAAVLLGDICLVWAEQMLRESGVEDRRLRQVWPRYDAMRIELAVGQLCDLSNDIRNLPTLDAVLDVARRKSGNYTVRRPLEMGAAMADCDERTLEQLARYGDAVGEAFQLRDDMLGVFGTPAITGKPSGDDLRERKATSVVVAAYEMADPPTRRQLRELMNRAELDDAAVDHCKRLITATGAAQRIEDMIDRRVDRVRTLLADMTIGQQTRAALGDLAAACVQRST, encoded by the coding sequence GTGTCTTCTAGCGCCCACGGCCAACGGCTGAGCGGACCTGACGAAATGGTGTCGACCAGACAACGACCAACCCTGTCCTTGGCCACAGCCGTCGATTCACCCGATTCCGGGCGACTGGCGTCCACCCGCGACGCGGTCACCCTCGGCGACGCAGATTGGCGCTCACGGCTGCGCACCGCGGCACTAGCCCAGGTCGCCGACTTCGTCTCCGACCGCAGCGCCAGCGCGCTTGGCGGGTCGGGGTGGGAGGTCGCCGGCGACATACTTCTGCGGTTTGTCTCCGAGGGCAAATGCTTGAGATCGACCTTCATGTACCTGGGCTGGTTGTGCGGCGCCGGTCCCAACAATGCGGCATTATCGGCCGCGGCAAGCCTGGAGCTGCTGCACGCCTTTGCACTCCTGCAGGACGACGTGATGGACCAATCCCCGCAACGACGAGGCAGTCCAGCTGTCCATGTCCAGCTGGCCCGGTGCCACCAGCGGCGCCGGCTATCCGGGGCCGCAGCACGTTTCGGCGAATCGGCGGCCGTACTGCTCGGAGACATCTGCCTGGTCTGGGCCGAGCAGATGCTGCGGGAAAGCGGAGTCGAGGACCGCCGTCTCCGGCAGGTATGGCCCCGCTACGACGCCATGCGCATCGAACTCGCGGTGGGCCAGCTTTGCGACCTGTCCAACGATATCCGCAACCTGCCGACGCTGGATGCCGTCTTGGACGTGGCGCGGCGCAAGTCGGGTAACTACACGGTGCGCCGGCCACTCGAGATGGGAGCCGCGATGGCCGATTGCGATGAGCGCACGCTGGAACAGCTCGCGCGATACGGCGACGCCGTCGGAGAAGCGTTCCAACTGCGCGACGACATGCTGGGAGTGTTTGGCACACCGGCGATCACCGGCAAACCCAGTGGCGACGATCTCCGCGAACGCAAGGCAACCAGCGTCGTGGTCGCCGCCTACGAGATGGCCGATCCGCCGACGCGTCGGCAGCTTCGCGAGCTGATGAATCGGGCTGAGCTCGACGACGCGGCGGTTGATCACTGTAAACGACTGATCACCGCGACCGGAGCTGCGCAGCGAATCGAGGACATGATCGACCGCCGTGTCGATCGCGTTCGAACACTATTGGCCGACATGACGATCGGTCAGCAAACCCGAGCCGCGCTGGGCGATCTGGCAGCAGCCTGCGTGCAGCGCAGCACGTGA
- the crtI gene encoding phytoene desaturase family protein, with the protein MRTIEGTADHVVVIGAGLAGLATALHLAGRGRAVTVVEREAWPGGRAGRLDINGYRIDTGPTVLTMTDLIDEVFAAVGETISDRLELLPVDPAYTAMFADGSSIDVHCDADRMVAAIDNFAGREQATGYLRLRDWLTRLYRIEFAGFIASNFDSPLSLLTPQLARLAAAGGFRNWDSMVKRHITDPRLRRVFTFQSLYAGVAPQDALAAYAVIAYMDTISGVFFPRGGVRALPDALAAAAACAGVQFHYGSQVSELERDGARITAVRTDKGERIACDAVVLTTELPTTYRLLGRTPRRLRRLQAAPSAVVVHAGCRSATIAGEPAAHHTILFGQAWEQTFTDIIRDGRLMRDPSLLVTRPTAGDPALAPPGRDLLYLLAPAPNLTAGRVDWDSAGASYAQSMIDTVASRLLPDLRDSVELLDVVTPLDWARQGMAAGTPFALAHTFGQTGPFRPANTVRGIDNAVLAGSSTVPGVGVPTTLISGRLAADRITGNTNRSIRHLDLKAQLS; encoded by the coding sequence ATGCGAACCATTGAAGGCACTGCCGATCACGTGGTGGTGATCGGTGCGGGACTAGCGGGGTTGGCCACGGCGCTGCACCTGGCGGGCCGCGGCCGCGCCGTCACGGTCGTTGAACGCGAGGCTTGGCCGGGTGGACGCGCCGGCCGACTCGACATCAATGGATACCGAATCGATACCGGCCCAACTGTTCTCACCATGACCGACCTTATCGACGAGGTCTTTGCGGCCGTGGGTGAGACGATCTCGGATCGGCTGGAATTGCTTCCCGTCGATCCGGCCTACACCGCCATGTTCGCCGACGGAAGTTCGATCGATGTGCACTGCGACGCGGATCGGATGGTGGCGGCGATCGACAACTTCGCCGGTCGTGAGCAAGCTACCGGTTATCTTCGGCTGCGCGATTGGTTGACCCGGCTATACCGAATCGAATTCGCCGGCTTCATTGCCTCGAACTTCGACTCGCCCCTATCACTGCTCACCCCGCAGCTGGCGCGACTGGCGGCTGCCGGTGGATTTCGCAACTGGGACAGCATGGTCAAGCGCCACATCACCGACCCGAGGCTGCGTCGCGTGTTCACCTTCCAGTCCCTCTATGCCGGGGTGGCGCCGCAGGATGCGCTGGCGGCCTATGCCGTTATCGCCTATATGGACACCATATCGGGGGTGTTCTTTCCGCGCGGCGGGGTTCGTGCCCTGCCTGACGCGCTGGCGGCCGCCGCGGCCTGCGCGGGCGTGCAGTTTCATTACGGTTCGCAGGTAAGCGAACTCGAGCGCGACGGCGCGCGGATAACCGCTGTCCGCACCGACAAGGGTGAGCGCATTGCCTGCGATGCAGTGGTGTTGACCACCGAGTTACCCACCACATACCGACTATTGGGCCGAACCCCCCGCCGGCTTCGCCGGTTACAGGCGGCACCGTCGGCGGTCGTCGTGCACGCCGGCTGCCGCAGCGCCACGATTGCGGGTGAGCCGGCGGCCCATCACACGATTCTTTTCGGACAGGCATGGGAACAGACGTTCACCGACATCATTCGCGACGGCCGGCTGATGCGGGATCCATCGTTGTTGGTCACCCGACCGACCGCGGGCGATCCCGCCCTCGCACCGCCGGGACGAGATCTGCTCTATCTACTCGCGCCGGCGCCCAACCTGACCGCGGGCCGGGTCGATTGGGACAGTGCCGGTGCTAGCTACGCGCAATCCATGATCGACACCGTCGCCTCCCGGCTGCTTCCGGACCTTCGCGACAGCGTGGAACTACTCGACGTCGTCACCCCCCTGGACTGGGCCCGGCAGGGCATGGCGGCAGGTACTCCGTTCGCGCTGGCGCATACGTTCGGCCAAACCGGCCCCTTCCGCCCGGCCAACACGGTGCGCGGCATCGACAACGCGGTGCTGGCGGGATCGTCGACGGTTCCGGGTGTGGGCGTTCCGACGACGTTGATCTCCGGGCGGCTGGCCGCCGACCGCATCACGGGAAACACCAACCGATCAATCCGACACCTCGACCTGAAAGCACAGTTGTCATGA
- a CDS encoding phytoene/squalene synthase family protein encodes MIRSELDAAGIGDPRLREAYQQSRRINAASGRTFFLATRLLAPDQRPPVHALYGFARYADDILDSFDPLLDTDTRARRLQQLAQQFFSGADHPDNPVLAAVSHTARRYGIGADLFEDFLESMRMDLTITDYPDRDALNTYMRGSAEAIGLQLLPILGTVVPAQEAIPYAAALGRAFQLTNFIRDVDEDLARNRVYLPADELAAYGVDRDVLMWCHHNQRSDGRVREALAAQHEITRETYRFAAAGIQLLAPRSRPCVATALTLYSEILGRIEDDDFAVFGRRATVGTARRLRVAGAGLIRAWRARTSGAIPDRSEYGAA; translated from the coding sequence ATGATTCGCAGTGAATTGGACGCCGCCGGGATCGGTGATCCCCGGTTGCGCGAGGCCTATCAGCAAAGCCGCCGAATCAACGCCGCCAGCGGGCGTACCTTCTTTTTGGCCACCAGACTGCTGGCACCGGATCAGCGACCACCCGTACACGCCTTGTACGGTTTCGCCCGGTACGCCGACGACATTCTGGACTCCTTCGATCCGCTGCTGGACACTGACACCCGCGCCCGGCGACTGCAGCAGCTGGCGCAGCAGTTCTTTTCCGGCGCAGACCATCCCGACAACCCGGTGCTTGCCGCGGTCAGCCACACCGCACGCCGCTACGGCATCGGCGCCGATCTGTTCGAAGATTTTCTGGAATCGATGCGCATGGACCTCACCATCACCGACTACCCCGACCGGGATGCGCTCAACACCTACATGCGCGGTTCAGCGGAAGCCATTGGCTTACAGTTACTCCCGATCTTGGGCACCGTCGTTCCGGCGCAAGAGGCCATACCCTACGCGGCCGCCCTAGGACGCGCATTTCAGCTCACCAACTTCATTCGCGACGTCGACGAGGACCTGGCCCGCAACCGCGTCTATCTGCCCGCCGACGAACTCGCCGCATATGGGGTTGATCGGGATGTGCTGATGTGGTGTCACCACAACCAGCGCAGCGATGGCCGGGTACGCGAAGCTCTGGCCGCCCAACACGAGATCACCAGAGAGACCTACCGGTTCGCCGCCGCCGGGATCCAACTGCTGGCGCCGCGGTCGCGGCCTTGCGTCGCGACGGCTTTGACGCTGTATTCGGAAATCCTGGGCCGCATCGAAGACGACGACTTCGCGGTGTTCGGCCGGCGCGCCACCGTCGGGACCGCCCGCCGTCTGCGGGTGGCCGGTGCCGGATTGATACGAGCGTGGCGCGCCCGAACCAGCGGCGCCATCCCCGATCGCTCCGAATACGGTGCCGCATGA
- a CDS encoding lycopene cyclase domain-containing protein, which yields MTDRWQYLLVLVACLAITAPLEVFGAGVYRRPRRLLRSVLPVAAAFLFWDELAVAARVWTYDPRYISGLDIPFRVPIEEVLFFLVIPICALLTLNAVSTILERLRRR from the coding sequence ATGACCGACCGCTGGCAATACCTGCTGGTGCTGGTCGCATGCCTGGCAATCACCGCGCCGCTGGAAGTGTTCGGCGCCGGCGTATATCGGCGCCCGCGAAGGCTACTGCGGTCGGTGCTACCGGTGGCCGCGGCATTCCTGTTCTGGGACGAGTTGGCCGTGGCCGCCCGGGTGTGGACTTACGATCCGCGCTACATCAGCGGGCTGGACATCCCGTTTCGGGTCCCGATCGAAGAGGTGCTGTTCTTTCTGGTGATCCCCATCTGCGCCCTGTTGACCCTCAACGCGGTCAGCACCATTCTCGAGCGGCTCCGCCGACGATGA
- a CDS encoding lycopene cyclase domain-containing protein: MTGLGYTLPAVLAVAGVGALELLVLRTGLFRRPAYWLSMVIVLGFQVPVDGWLTKLSAPIVSYDERQITGLRFPFDIPIEDFLFGFAMVTAVLLLWERQREPGEPAPPSQAGNHEKHSFEDKTC, from the coding sequence ATGACCGGGTTGGGGTACACCCTGCCGGCCGTGCTGGCCGTGGCCGGCGTCGGCGCCCTGGAGCTATTGGTACTACGGACCGGGTTGTTCCGGCGCCCCGCGTACTGGCTATCAATGGTGATAGTGCTGGGCTTTCAGGTTCCGGTCGACGGCTGGCTCACCAAGCTCAGCGCTCCCATCGTCAGCTACGACGAGCGGCAGATCACCGGCCTGCGGTTCCCGTTCGACATCCCGATTGAAGACTTCCTGTTCGGCTTCGCGATGGTCACTGCCGTTCTACTGCTGTGGGAGCGACAACGGGAACCCGGTGAGCCCGCACCGCCGAGCCAGGCGGGCAACCACGAGAAGCACAGCTTCGAGGACAAGACATGTTGA